One stretch of Streptomyces agglomeratus DNA includes these proteins:
- the hemG gene encoding protoporphyrinogen oxidase, with protein MNVESRTGRVVVIGGGISGLAAAHRLVGAGALVTLLEATDQLGGKLLAGEIAGVPVDLGAESMLARRPEAVALARAVGLGDRLQPPATATASLWNRGALTPMPKGHVMGVPGDPEVLGGILSAEGLARMRRERELPRTEVGDDVALGEYVAARLGREVVDRLVEPLLGGVYAGDVYRTSMRAAVPQLFEAARTHDSLLDGVREIQRGAAAKQPAGPVFMGIEGGIGTLPDAVADAVRAGGGEVLLRTPVIGLTRGAAGWQVRTDERVIEADSVVLAAPAWAASALLSAESPAAAAELSAVEYASMALVTMAFRRRDVAALPEGSGFLVPPVDGRTIKASTFSTRKWGWVDAAAPDLFLLRTSIGRYGEEDHLHREDDELVEVSLRDLGAATGLAARPVATEVTRWIGGLPQYPVGHPARVARVRDEVAKLPGLRVCGAAYDGVGIPACVASGQRAADEIMLTPDPARGTDHEAGE; from the coding sequence ATGAACGTGGAATCTCGTACGGGCCGTGTCGTCGTCATCGGCGGCGGCATCTCCGGTCTCGCCGCCGCCCACCGGCTGGTCGGCGCCGGTGCGCTCGTCACGCTGCTGGAGGCGACGGACCAGCTCGGCGGCAAGCTCCTCGCCGGCGAGATCGCGGGCGTGCCCGTCGACCTGGGCGCCGAGTCGATGCTGGCCCGGCGGCCCGAGGCGGTCGCCCTGGCGCGCGCGGTGGGGCTCGGGGACCGCCTCCAGCCGCCCGCCACCGCCACCGCCTCGCTGTGGAACCGGGGCGCGCTGACCCCGATGCCCAAGGGGCACGTGATGGGCGTGCCCGGCGACCCGGAGGTGCTCGGCGGCATCCTCTCCGCCGAGGGCCTCGCACGGATGCGGCGCGAGCGCGAACTCCCGCGCACCGAGGTGGGCGACGACGTCGCGCTCGGCGAGTACGTCGCGGCCCGCCTCGGCCGGGAGGTCGTCGACCGGCTGGTGGAACCGCTGCTCGGCGGTGTGTACGCCGGTGATGTGTACCGGACGTCCATGCGCGCCGCCGTACCGCAGCTCTTCGAGGCGGCACGTACGCACGACTCGCTCCTCGACGGTGTGCGGGAGATCCAGCGCGGGGCCGCCGCGAAGCAGCCGGCCGGGCCCGTCTTCATGGGCATCGAGGGCGGCATCGGCACGCTCCCCGACGCCGTCGCGGACGCTGTGCGCGCCGGGGGCGGCGAGGTCCTGCTCCGCACCCCGGTGATCGGGCTGACGCGCGGCGCGGCAGGCTGGCAGGTGCGTACCGACGAGCGGGTGATCGAGGCGGACTCCGTCGTCCTCGCGGCCCCCGCCTGGGCGGCCTCCGCGCTCCTGTCCGCCGAGTCACCGGCCGCGGCCGCCGAGCTGTCCGCCGTCGAGTACGCGTCGATGGCGCTGGTGACCATGGCGTTCCGCCGCCGGGACGTGGCGGCGCTGCCGGAGGGATCGGGGTTCCTGGTGCCGCCGGTGGACGGGCGCACGATCAAGGCGTCGACGTTCTCCACCCGTAAATGGGGATGGGTGGACGCCGCCGCCCCCGACCTGTTCCTCCTGCGCACCTCCATCGGGCGCTACGGCGAGGAGGACCACCTGCACCGCGAGGACGACGAGCTGGTCGAGGTGTCCCTGCGGGACCTGGGCGCGGCCACCGGCCTCGCCGCCCGCCCCGTCGCCACCGAGGTCACCCGCTGGATCGGCGGCCTGCCGCAGTACCCCGTCGGCCACCCCGCCCGGGTCGCGCGGGTCCGTGACGAGGTCGCCAAGCTGCCCGGCCTGCGGGTCTGCGGAGCGGCGTACGACGGTGTCGGCATCCCCGCCTGCGTCGCGAGCGGACAGCGCGCCGCCGACGAGATCATGCTCACCCCGGACCCGGCGCGAGGCACGGATCACGAGGCGGGAGAATAG
- a CDS encoding DUF4349 domain-containing protein, with amino-acid sequence MRASRTSGHRSTKVLAAALLTASLAVGGCGAGDDSGAGDSHKGVAADSKGGGQEQRAPGTGSDTASGAGAQRPAGPAGAKKPPLAKSHVIRTATLSVEVESATKALATAHTAAENAGGIVGNETTERIDDSHVYARIVLRVPQEEYDGVLKELSGTGKLLSRKANAKDVTEQVVDVESRVKSQRTSVARVRDMMDRATKISDVVMLEGELNTRQTELEALLAQQASLKDRTSLATITLELSEPEAAQRAEDEDPGFLDALAGGWDAFVTTLKWVAMVLGAVAPFAAALALLYVLWRLLRGRLPQRRTAAPAPAPATGMGAMAAPFPSAGPATGAGEPAEKPRPRE; translated from the coding sequence ATGCGTGCATCACGTACGTCAGGGCACCGGTCCACCAAGGTCCTGGCGGCCGCTCTGCTCACCGCCTCACTCGCGGTCGGCGGCTGCGGGGCCGGTGACGACAGCGGGGCCGGTGACAGCCACAAGGGGGTCGCGGCCGATTCCAAGGGCGGCGGCCAGGAACAGCGGGCGCCGGGCACCGGTTCGGACACCGCTTCCGGGGCCGGGGCGCAGCGGCCGGCCGGTCCGGCCGGGGCGAAGAAGCCGCCGCTCGCCAAGAGCCACGTCATCCGTACCGCGACGCTCTCCGTCGAGGTCGAGAGCGCGACGAAGGCGCTCGCCACGGCCCATACGGCGGCCGAGAACGCCGGCGGCATCGTCGGCAACGAGACCACCGAGCGGATCGACGACAGCCACGTCTACGCCCGCATCGTGCTGCGCGTCCCGCAGGAGGAGTACGACGGCGTACTGAAGGAACTCTCCGGCACCGGGAAGCTGCTCAGCCGCAAGGCGAACGCCAAGGACGTCACCGAGCAGGTCGTGGACGTCGAGAGCCGCGTCAAGTCGCAGCGCACCAGTGTCGCGCGGGTGCGGGACATGATGGACCGGGCCACGAAGATCAGCGATGTGGTCATGCTGGAGGGCGAGCTGAACACGCGTCAGACGGAGCTGGAGGCGCTGCTCGCCCAGCAGGCGTCGCTGAAGGACCGTACGAGCCTGGCGACCATCACCCTCGAACTCTCCGAGCCCGAGGCGGCGCAGCGGGCCGAGGACGAGGACCCCGGCTTCCTGGACGCGCTCGCGGGCGGCTGGGACGCGTTCGTCACGACGCTGAAGTGGGTGGCGATGGTGCTCGGCGCGGTGGCCCCGTTCGCCGCCGCGCTGGCCCTGCTGTACGTCCTGTGGCGGCTGCTGCGCGGCCGCCTGCCGCAGCGGCGTACGGCCGCGCCCGCACCCGCGCCCGCTACCGGCATGGGCGCCATGGCCGCCCCGTTCCCGTCGGCCGGGCCGGCGACCGGGGCCGGGGAGCCCGCGGAGAAGCCTCGTCCGCGGGAGTAG
- a CDS encoding FAD-dependent oxidoreductase, with product MAAAERLVVIGGDAAGMSAASQARRLKGPDELEIVAFERGHFTSYSACGIPYWVGGAVQDRDDLIARTPEEHRARNISLRVRTEVTAIDVAGGRVRSRDLESGAESWTGFDKLVVATGARPVRPALPGIDAPGVHGVQTLDDGQALIDTLERTKGRHAVVVGAGYIGVEMAEALVGRGYEVTVLNRGEQPMSTLDPDMGRLVHDAMNGMGITTVSGAEVTKILTGDDGRVRAVATDGETYPADVVVLGIGVEPETALAREAGLPVGSSGGLVTDLSMRVAGHENIWAGGDCVEVLDLVSGRRRHIALGTHANKHGQVIGSNVGGGYATFPGVVGTAVSKVCDLEIARTGLREKDARAEGLRFVTATIESTSRAGYYPGASPMTVKMTAERRTGRLLGVQIVGREGAGKRVDIAAVALTARMTVEQMTALDLGYAPPFSPVWDPVLVAARKAVTAVRKGGA from the coding sequence ATGGCAGCGGCGGAACGACTGGTGGTCATCGGCGGCGACGCGGCGGGCATGTCCGCCGCGTCGCAGGCCCGCAGGCTCAAGGGGCCGGACGAGCTGGAGATCGTCGCCTTCGAGCGCGGCCACTTCACGTCGTACTCGGCCTGCGGCATCCCGTACTGGGTCGGCGGAGCGGTTCAGGACCGGGACGACCTGATCGCGCGTACGCCCGAGGAGCACCGCGCACGCAACATCAGCCTGCGCGTCCGCACCGAGGTGACCGCGATCGACGTGGCGGGCGGCCGGGTCCGGTCCCGGGACCTGGAATCGGGCGCCGAGTCGTGGACCGGCTTCGACAAGCTGGTCGTGGCGACCGGCGCACGTCCCGTGCGACCGGCGCTGCCCGGCATCGACGCGCCGGGCGTGCACGGCGTGCAGACCCTGGACGACGGCCAGGCCCTGATCGACACGCTGGAGCGGACGAAGGGGCGGCACGCAGTCGTCGTCGGGGCGGGCTACATCGGTGTGGAGATGGCGGAGGCGCTGGTCGGCCGCGGCTACGAGGTGACCGTGCTGAACCGGGGCGAGCAGCCGATGTCCACGCTGGACCCCGACATGGGGCGGCTCGTCCACGACGCGATGAACGGCATGGGCATCACCACCGTCTCCGGCGCCGAGGTCACCAAGATCCTCACCGGTGACGACGGCCGCGTCCGGGCGGTCGCCACGGACGGGGAGACGTATCCGGCGGACGTGGTCGTGCTGGGCATCGGCGTCGAGCCGGAGACGGCACTCGCGCGGGAGGCGGGGCTGCCGGTCGGGTCGTCCGGGGGACTGGTCACGGACCTGTCGATGCGCGTGGCCGGCCACGAGAACATCTGGGCGGGGGGCGACTGTGTGGAGGTGCTCGACCTCGTCTCGGGCCGCCGCCGCCACATCGCGCTCGGCACGCACGCGAACAAGCACGGCCAGGTGATCGGGTCGAACGTGGGCGGCGGTTACGCGACGTTCCCCGGTGTCGTCGGTACGGCGGTCAGCAAGGTGTGCGATCTGGAGATCGCGCGCACGGGTCTGAGGGAGAAGGACGCGCGGGCGGAGGGCCTGCGGTTCGTGACGGCGACGATCGAGTCGACCAGCCGCGCGGGGTACTACCCCGGGGCGTCGCCGATGACCGTGAAGATGACGGCCGAGCGGCGGACGGGGCGGCTGCTCGGCGTGCAGATCGTCGGGCGCGAGGGGGCGGGGAAGCGGGTCGACATCGCGGCGGTCGCGCTCACCGCCCGTATGACGGTGGAGCAGATGACGGCGCTGGATCTCGGGTACGCCCCGCCGTTCTCCCCGGTGTGGGACCCCGTCCTGGTCGCGGCCCGCAAGGCGGTGACGGCGGTACGGAAGGGGGGCGCGTAG
- the hemE gene encoding uroporphyrinogen decarboxylase, translating to MSANDRRPVGSPQSQTYDSAFLKACRREPVPHTPVWFMRQAGRSLPEYLKVREGIPMLDSCMRPELVTEITLQPVRRHGVDAAIFFSDIVVPLKAIGIDLDIKPGVGPVIAEPIRTRADLARLRDLTPEDVTYVTEAIGMLTRELGSTPLIGFAGAPFTLASYLVEGGPSRNHEHTKALMYGDPRLWADLLDRLAEITGAFLKVQIEAGASAVQLFDSWVGAIAPADYTRSVMPASAKVFDAVASYGVPRIHFGVGTGELLGLMGEAGADVVGVDWRVPMDEAARRVGPGKALQGNLDPAVLFSTPDAVMAKTDEVLDAAAGLEGHIFNLGHGVLPTTDPDALTRLTEYVHTRTAR from the coding sequence GTGAGTGCCAATGACCGCCGCCCCGTGGGCAGCCCGCAGAGCCAGACGTACGATTCGGCCTTCCTCAAGGCGTGCAGGCGCGAGCCGGTGCCGCACACGCCGGTCTGGTTCATGCGGCAGGCGGGGCGCTCGCTGCCGGAGTACCTGAAGGTGCGCGAGGGCATCCCGATGCTCGACTCCTGCATGCGGCCCGAGCTGGTCACCGAGATCACGCTCCAGCCCGTACGACGTCACGGCGTCGACGCGGCGATCTTCTTCAGCGACATCGTGGTGCCGCTGAAGGCGATCGGCATCGACCTCGACATCAAGCCCGGCGTCGGTCCGGTGATCGCCGAGCCGATCCGCACCCGCGCCGATCTCGCGCGCCTGCGCGACCTCACGCCGGAGGACGTCACCTACGTCACCGAGGCGATCGGGATGCTCACGCGTGAGCTCGGGTCCACTCCGCTCATCGGATTCGCGGGCGCGCCTTTCACTCTCGCGAGTTACCTCGTGGAGGGCGGCCCCTCGCGCAACCACGAGCACACCAAGGCCCTGATGTACGGCGACCCGCGGCTGTGGGCCGATCTGCTGGACCGGCTCGCGGAGATCACCGGGGCGTTTCTGAAGGTCCAGATCGAGGCCGGCGCGTCCGCCGTGCAGCTCTTCGACTCCTGGGTCGGCGCGATCGCCCCCGCCGACTACACGCGCTCGGTGATGCCCGCCTCCGCGAAGGTCTTCGACGCGGTGGCGTCGTACGGCGTACCGCGCATCCACTTCGGTGTCGGCACGGGCGAGCTGCTCGGGCTGATGGGCGAGGCCGGCGCCGACGTCGTCGGCGTGGACTGGCGGGTGCCGATGGACGAGGCGGCGCGGCGCGTCGGCCCCGGCAAGGCGCTCCAGGGCAACCTCGACCCCGCCGTGCTCTTCTCGACGCCGGACGCGGTCATGGCGAAGACCGACGAGGTGCTGGACGCGGCGGCGGGCCTGGAGGGGCACATCTTCAACCTGGGCCACGGTGTCCTGCCGACGACCGACCCCGACGCGCTGACCCGCCTCACGGAGTACGTGCACACCCGCACGGCACGCTAG
- a CDS encoding DUF3000 domain-containing protein codes for MAPAQGRLSDDADDRSGAEDNSAPPAFRQAVEALCSARLRPEVEVDPTRPPQRLAPYAYALEAAVVHGDEDLADGRLVLLHDPAGHEAWHGTFRLVTLVRAELEPEMAADPLLPEVSWSWLTGALEARGLSYAEASGTVTRAGSYYFGGLAERRPATQIEIRASWTPREGHGGVPDTASHLAAWCDLLAQVAGLPPVSGHGPGCADTGAGAGVVSLPQRRGPQAP; via the coding sequence ATGGCTCCGGCGCAGGGACGACTTTCGGATGATGCTGACGACAGGAGCGGAGCGGAGGACAACTCCGCCCCGCCCGCGTTCCGTCAGGCGGTCGAAGCCCTGTGCTCGGCGCGCCTGCGCCCCGAGGTGGAGGTGGACCCGACCCGCCCGCCGCAGAGACTGGCTCCGTACGCGTACGCGCTGGAGGCGGCGGTCGTGCACGGGGACGAGGACCTGGCGGACGGCCGGCTGGTGCTGCTGCACGACCCCGCCGGGCACGAGGCCTGGCACGGAACGTTCCGGCTGGTGACGCTCGTACGGGCGGAACTGGAGCCGGAGATGGCGGCCGATCCGCTCCTTCCCGAGGTGAGCTGGTCCTGGCTGACCGGAGCGCTGGAGGCGCGCGGGCTGTCGTACGCGGAGGCGAGCGGCACCGTGACGCGGGCCGGCTCGTACTACTTCGGCGGGCTGGCCGAGCGCAGGCCCGCCACCCAGATCGAGATCAGGGCGTCCTGGACGCCCCGCGAGGGGCACGGCGGGGTGCCGGACACGGCGTCGCACCTGGCGGCCTGGTGCGATCTGCTGGCGCAGGTCGCCGGGCTGCCGCCGGTCTCCGGGCACGGGCCGGGCTGCGCGGACACGGGCGCGGGCGCCGGTGTGGTGTCGCTGCCGCAGCGGCGGGGACCGCAGGCGCCGTAA
- a CDS encoding helix-turn-helix transcriptional regulator: MSVLLEQPASLVAYRPNKPTAMVVVADPRVRSTVTRHLWALGVRDVIEASSIAEARPRVGSPRDICVADVHLPDGSGLTLLSETRAAGWPNGLALSAADDIGAVRNALAGGVKGYVVTGTRNNIGHPTRPGAAPIGAAAARMHRRPPGAPSHPGGYRELSGREVEVLRLVAEGQSNKAIGVSMGLSALTVKSHLARIARKLGTGDRAGMVAVALRTGIIH; the protein is encoded by the coding sequence GTGTCCGTTCTCCTCGAGCAGCCCGCAAGCCTGGTCGCCTACCGCCCTAACAAGCCGACGGCCATGGTCGTCGTGGCCGACCCACGCGTCCGCTCCACCGTTACCCGCCACCTGTGGGCCCTTGGAGTACGTGACGTCATCGAGGCGTCGTCCATCGCGGAGGCACGCCCCCGCGTCGGCAGTCCGCGCGACATCTGCGTTGCCGACGTCCACCTGCCCGACGGTTCCGGGCTGACCCTGCTGTCCGAAACCCGCGCCGCGGGCTGGCCCAACGGGCTCGCTCTCTCCGCCGCCGACGACATCGGCGCCGTACGCAACGCCCTCGCGGGCGGCGTCAAGGGCTACGTCGTCACCGGTACGCGCAACAACATCGGGCACCCCACCCGCCCCGGCGCCGCCCCCATCGGCGCCGCGGCCGCACGAATGCACCGCCGCCCCCCGGGCGCTCCGAGCCACCCGGGCGGTTACCGAGAGCTCTCCGGCCGCGAGGTCGAGGTGCTCAGACTGGTCGCGGAAGGCCAGTCGAACAAGGCGATCGGCGTCTCGATGGGCCTCTCCGCCCTGACGGTCAAGAGCCACCTCGCGCGCATCGCGCGCAAGCTCGGCACGGGTGACCGTGCCGGAATGGTGGCGGTCGCACTGCGGACCGGAATCATCCACTGA